From Zerene cesonia ecotype Mississippi unplaced genomic scaffold, Zerene_cesonia_1.1 Zces_u003, whole genome shotgun sequence, a single genomic window includes:
- the LOC119838458 gene encoding oxysterol-binding protein-related protein 8, with protein MSSSPAVEPSTPAAPSSPAVRLPEYPQFHTSTPNYLKKSHQPLSVVLSSSAPASPPTYGEPTLTPPPRSPGAPLSTPASGDSRAQPPDGTSSDKSSETAVGVSRAASTALSRKESYKAQRQHYRREKKRAATALLHSIEDPAVVVLADWLKVRGSLKSWTKLWCVLKPGLLLLYKSPKAKRSHWVGTVLLTSCQVIERPSKKDGFCFKLYHPLEQSIWAPRGPHNETIGAVVQPLPTAHLIFRAPSQAAGHCWLDGLELALRCSNAMLRCSRSRPEQAVDAPASQTNISHEELEKHFNEHVFTPDTTVSTPSIARKRPPKRSSSSDNIKTKRLEVKQMRHRSLTSSPMNLELIRKSPILKFFDMPKLALKQGSKDKRAEELSNYDRRSSTPSIRKSKAAQKRISELRESGAKTDSENDDSFHNKLKRRLLGNSEVICDTPENILITKTAPSDERFRDTTTSSSEDLDVPAGGCSVRTTPYKKFSLIDYHKLPSVNYEASQTERRDDRLSQDSVYVAGKIVTELAGAASDTDSEGSRGGMPEVQPDPVVRKRDIIARIEGLYVEDPDREIGAAGELVEEVAEENKSLLWFLLKQVRPGMDLSKVVLPTFILEPRSFLDKLSDNYYHADLLGQAQSHEDPYQRFKGVLRWYLSGLYRKPKGLKKPYNPVLGETFRCCWRHTSDNYTYYVAEQVSHHPPVSAFYISNRKEGFVIEGSLLARSKFYGRVHIICQETGYQADVEFKLRSFLGGADQTNAISGRIKRGKDTVATLDGYWDGRIDIKDKKTGEETSLLDVSVLKEQRLPRYLVNIDKQHEWESQRLWIKVSEAIHNEDQVVATEQKTIIEEAQRTRARNLTTPWVPRLFHRDSTTTPPEGIIDQGWKYNHSDTSPWQPDELIEYEDDFVIRSVKSGPSSLAGVGGVGGVGGVGGARLRDLPRSDSDSHDDLAPRSKTNTRTMKQTLYSIDSTLREQSLAIERLSRTVESLHESQRAAPYRPQGVGRAPSATHSWDLFAGFVLAMVMQSLLNWIFYKKD; from the exons aaATCCCACCAGCCCCTCAGTGTCGTGCTGTCCAGTTCGGCGCCTGCGTCGCCGCCTACATACG gaGAGCCCACTCTCACGCCACCGCCCCGCTCGCCCGGGGCTCCGCTATCCACCCCCGCCTCTGGAGATAGCAGGGCGCAGCCCCCGGACGGGACCTCTTCTGATAAG TCCTCCGAGACGGCCGTGGGCGTATCGCGCGCCGCTAGCACGGCGCTCTCGCGCAAGGAGAGCTACAAGGCGCAGCGGCAGCACTACAGGCGGGAGAAGAAGCGCGCCGCGACCGCGCTGCTGCACTCCATCGAGGACCCGGCGGTCGTCGTGCTCGCCGACTGGCTGAAG gtTCGCGGATCGTTGAAGTCATGGACAAAGTTATGGTGCGTGCTGAAACCCGGCCTACTGCTCCTGTATAAGAGTCCAAAAGCTAAG CGCAGCCACTGGGTGGGCACGGTGCTGCTCACGTCGTGCCAGGTTATCGAGCGGCCGAGCAAGAAGGACGGCTTCTGCTTCAAGCTGTACCACCCGCTCGAGCAGAGCATCTGGGCGCCGCGGGGGCCGCACAACGAGACGATAG GTGCAGTGGTACAACCTTTACCGACTGCGCATTTGATATTCCGCGCGCCGTCGCAAGCGGCCGGCCACTGCTGGCTCGACGGGCTGGAGTTGGCCCTGCGGTGCAGTAATGCTATGCTCAG atgtTCCCGTTCGCGGCCCGAGCAGGCGGTAGACGCGCCCGCGTCGCAGACGAACATCTCGCACGAGGAGCTTGAGAAGCACTTTAATGAACACG TATTCACGCCAGACACCACAGTATCCACGCCGAGCATAGCTCGTAAACGACCCCCAAAGCGTTCGTCTTCCAGCGACAATATCAAAACCAAACGGCTGGAAGTGAAACAGATGCGCCACAGGAGTCTCACCTCTAGCCCCATGAACTTAGAGCTGATACGCAAATCGCCCATCTTGAAGTTCTTCGACATGCCCAAATTGGCCCTGAAACAGGGAAGCAAGGACAAGAGAGCGGAGGAGTTGTCGAATTACGACAGGCGTAGCTCCACGCCGTCTATACGCAAGTCTAAAGCGGCGCAGAAGCGTATAAGCGAACTGCGCGAGTCCGGAGCGAAGACCGATTCGGAAAATGATGATTCCTTCCACAATAAGCTGAAGCGACGGCTGTTGGGCAACTCCGAAGTGATCTGCGACACTCCGGAGAATATTTTGATCACAAAAACGGCACCAAGCGACGAGAGGTTCAGGGACACGACGACTTCCTCGTCGGAGGATTTGGACGTGCCCGCCGGTGGTTGCAGTGTTAG AACGACGCCGTACAAGAAATTCTCGCTCATAGATTATCACAAGCTACCCTCAGTAAATTATGAGGCGTCCCAAACAGAACGGAGAGATGATAGGCTAAGCCAGGACAGTGTGTATGTCGCTGGAAAGATCGTCACCG AGTTAGCCGGCGCCGCTTCGGACACGGACAGCGAGGGATCCCGCGGCGGGATGCCGGAGGTCCAGCCGGATCCGGTTGTGAGGAAACGTGACATCATAGCGAGGATAGAGGGGTTGTACGTTGAGGATCCCGATAGGGAGATCGGGGCG GCTGGCGAGCTGGTCGAGGAAGTGGCGGAGGAGAACAAGTCGCTGCTGTGGTTCCTGCTGAAGCAGGTCCGTCCGGGCATGGACCTCAGCAAGGTGGTGCTGCCGACCTTCATCTTGGAGCCCAGGTCGTTCCTAGATAAACTGTCCGATAATTACTACCACGCGGACTTGTTGGGACA GGCGCAATCCCACGAGGACCCGTACCAGCGGTTCAAAGGTGTCCTCCGCTGGTACCTGTCCGGGCTGTACCGGAAGCCGAAGGGCCTCAAGAAGCCCTACAACCCGGTGCTGGGCGAGACCTTCCGGTGCTGCTGGCGGCACACCAGCGACAACTATACGTACTACGTCGCCGAACAG GTGTCGCACCACCCGCCGGTGTCGGCTTTCTATATATCCAATAGAAAGGAGGGATTCGTGATAGAGGGCAGCCTGTTAGCTAGGTCTAAGTTTTATG gaagg GTGCACATTATATGCCAAGAGACGGGTTACCAGGCTGACGTGGAGTTCAAATTGAGA TCGTTCCTCGGCGGCGCGGATCAAACGAACGCGATATCGGGTCGCATAAAACGCGGCAAAGATACGGTGGCAACACTGGACGGCTATTGGGACGGACGGATTGACATAAAGGACAAGAAAACCGGG GAGGAGACGAGCCTCCTGGACGTCTCTGTGCTGAAGGAGCAACGCTTGCCGCGGTACCTGGTGAACATCGACAAGCAGCACGAGTGGGAGTCGCAGCGGCTGTGGATCAAAGTCTCCGAGGCCATACACAATGAGGACCAG GTGGTAGCGACAGAGCAGAAGACGATCATAGAGGAAGCGCAGCGCACGCGAGCCCGCAACCTGACGACCCCCTGGGTGCCGAGACTGTTCCACCGGGACTCCACCACCACACCGCCTGAGG gtatAATTGACCAGGGTTGGAAATATAACCATTCAGATAcaag CCCCTGGCAGCCGGACGAGTTGATCGAGTACGAGGATGATTTCGTCATCCGTTCCGTCAAGTCTGGTCCTTCGAGCCTGGCGGGTGTTGGTGGCGTCGGTGGCGTCGGTGGTGTCGGCGGCGCGCGGCTGCGGGACCTGCCGCGCTCCGATTCGGACAGTCATGACGATTTGGCGCCCAGGTCTAAGACCAACAC CCGAACGATGAAGCAGACGCTCTACTCGATCGACTCGACGCTCCGCGAGCAATCGCTCGCCATCGAGCGCCTGTCGAGGACCGTGGAGTCGCTGCACGAGAGCCAGCGGGCGGCGCCCTACCGGCCGCAGGGCGTCGGCCGCGCGCCCTCCGCCACGCACTCGTGGGACCTGTTCGCTGGCTTCGTACTCGCGATGGTGATGCAGTCGCTGCTCAACTGGATCTTCTATAAAAAAGACTGA